From Variimorphobacter saccharofermentans, one genomic window encodes:
- a CDS encoding helicase, with protein sequence MDLDIQVSKLKLLKANHTSQRYRLEDNIAKHYPMQITALKERLEGYRTDIQTYAAHKPVDKDAFSMKIGNHTYTDKKEAGAALIDMCRSAKQPNMAVTIGEFQGFKMSVSFDSFFSKFTISLKGSLSHEVEIGADPLGNLQRLSNALEGMTGKMADVEQKLSNVEHQLETAKVEVTKPFAQEQELAEKLERLAELNALLNMDEKGDNALDMGDDEPEDETGEQSTQAQEGESDRAEDIQEVADEPLKPVASFLMSERIAEHDKERMLADGSRGRVSVKEKLAEMKQKISDQKMPEKPKTKSQEASL encoded by the coding sequence ATGGACTTAGACATACAGGTGTCAAAACTGAAGCTCTTAAAAGCGAACCACACAAGCCAGCGTTACCGTCTGGAGGACAATATCGCAAAGCATTACCCGATGCAGATCACAGCTTTAAAAGAAAGGCTTGAAGGGTATCGGACGGACATTCAGACCTATGCGGCGCATAAGCCAGTGGATAAGGACGCTTTTTCCATGAAGATAGGCAACCATACCTATACGGACAAAAAGGAAGCGGGTGCGGCGTTGATTGATATGTGCCGGAGTGCCAAACAGCCAAACATGGCGGTCACAATCGGAGAATTTCAGGGATTTAAGATGAGCGTGTCCTTTGACTCGTTCTTCTCAAAGTTTACGATCAGCTTAAAAGGAAGTCTTAGCCATGAGGTGGAAATCGGAGCCGATCCGCTTGGAAATCTGCAAAGACTTTCCAATGCGTTAGAGGGAATGACCGGGAAAATGGCAGATGTGGAGCAGAAGCTTTCCAACGTGGAACATCAGCTTGAAACCGCAAAGGTGGAAGTCACAAAACCTTTTGCACAGGAGCAAGAACTGGCGGAGAAGCTAGAGCGCCTTGCAGAGTTAAATGCTCTTCTTAACATGGACGAAAAGGGCGATAATGCGTTGGATATGGGAGATGATGAGCCGGAGGACGAAACCGGAGAGCAGAGCACACAGGCACAGGAGGGCGAGTCGGACAGGGCGGAAGATATACAGGAGGTGGCTGATGAACCGTTAAAGCCTGTTGCAAGTTTTCTGATGTCGGAGCGTATCGCAGAGCATGACAAGGAGCGGATGTTAGCAGACGGTTCCAGAGGGCGGGTATCCGTTAAGGAGAAACTTGCCGAGATGAAGCAGAAAATTTCCGATCAGAAGATGCCGGAGAAACCAAAGACCAAGAGTCAGGAAGCAAGTTTATAA
- a CDS encoding LytR/AlgR family response regulator transcription factor — protein MEVAIVDDEKVIRGQIKKLVVKYEPDCNVIAYETGEELLAEGKKLDVVFLDIQMEGMNGIDTARALREKQEDMVVIFITGVKEYVFEAFDVSAFHYLLKPVEEKKFSEVFERAKKEVKKRTTQEQKNIFIKNRNRSFTINRDNILYIENRGKKVEIHTGNEIIETYASMNDLEKQLGGNFYRCHRGYLVNMAHIAEYENDSISLNNGENIFMAKERYNEFVKEYMRYLRNGGTAGV, from the coding sequence ATGGAGGTAGCAATCGTCGATGACGAAAAAGTTATCAGGGGGCAGATAAAAAAGCTGGTTGTAAAATATGAGCCGGACTGCAATGTTATAGCCTATGAAACAGGAGAGGAACTGTTGGCAGAGGGAAAGAAGCTTGATGTGGTATTCCTTGATATTCAGATGGAGGGCATGAATGGCATTGATACCGCCAGAGCTTTGAGGGAAAAACAGGAAGATATGGTGGTTATTTTTATTACCGGGGTGAAGGAATATGTGTTTGAAGCCTTTGATGTATCGGCGTTTCATTACCTGTTAAAGCCTGTAGAAGAAAAGAAGTTTTCGGAAGTTTTTGAACGGGCAAAAAAAGAAGTGAAAAAGAGAACCACGCAGGAACAAAAAAACATTTTTATCAAGAACAGAAACCGAAGCTTTACCATTAACCGGGACAATATCCTGTATATCGAAAACCGAGGAAAAAAGGTGGAAATACATACTGGTAATGAAATCATAGAAACCTATGCTTCCATGAACGATTTGGAAAAGCAGTTAGGTGGAAATTTCTATCGCTGTCACAGGGGGTATCTTGTAAATATGGCACATATCGCAGAATATGAAAATGACAGCATAAGCTTAAATAATGGGGAGAACATCTTCATGGCGAAAGAACGTTACAACGAATTTGTGAAGGAGTATATGCGGTATCTGCGGAATGGAGGTACAGCCGGTGTATGA
- a CDS encoding sensor histidine kinase, whose amino-acid sequence MYDVLNVCLDVIVALGQGYCLQYFLGSFLEGRGNDRRNNGLLVMVVYGVLRLGINFIMSSNFESFRIIGKMALLSVVVVLLALLFYKGVCAITAFLVVTYIAVSEITFFLSYVFLQLGGNLFDLWVWLLEKGYITVDTFEWIVQISATFLQIIFYGIFLVLLYFALWKIIRSFSDKDYRIQRTEMYFLLVPGMVGLLICVLLRIIMITIENDMPKLLYDRYPILTIIVPAILILSLLSILYVVKTFQNMIVLNREKNSRIILEKQIGSMQEHMEEMEHIYSGIRSMKHDMKNTLSVIMQLAGKEEEELQTYLVELNQNFDRLEFQFKTGNTVVDTLLNMKYHEVIRTIPDIRIDAERLLFSENMNIQSYDVGVIIGNALDNAIEACKKLKSEKQEAETFIRISTFKKGKMIFIEVENSFNGKVVKKKQSEFPATDKTDIREHGIGFLNIKHTAEKYHGAVDWSVDGKVFILSVMMKDERRTENEY is encoded by the coding sequence GTGTATGATGTGTTAAATGTATGTTTGGATGTAATCGTTGCTTTGGGGCAGGGGTATTGTCTGCAATACTTTTTGGGAAGTTTTTTGGAAGGCAGGGGAAATGACAGGCGTAACAACGGACTGCTGGTAATGGTTGTATACGGAGTGTTAAGATTGGGTATCAACTTTATCATGTCTTCTAATTTTGAAAGCTTTAGAATCATCGGGAAGATGGCATTGTTATCTGTGGTTGTCGTTCTTTTGGCACTTCTATTTTATAAAGGAGTTTGTGCAATCACAGCCTTTCTTGTTGTTACCTATATAGCAGTAAGTGAGATTACTTTTTTTCTGTCCTATGTATTTTTACAGTTAGGTGGCAATCTGTTTGACCTCTGGGTATGGCTTTTGGAAAAGGGCTATATTACTGTTGATACTTTTGAATGGATTGTGCAGATATCTGCCACTTTTCTACAAATAATTTTTTATGGCATATTTCTTGTATTATTGTATTTTGCTTTATGGAAGATTATCAGGAGTTTTAGTGATAAGGATTATAGGATACAAAGAACAGAGATGTATTTTCTTTTAGTGCCGGGGATGGTTGGGCTGCTGATCTGTGTGCTTCTTAGAATTATCATGATAACAATAGAAAATGATATGCCGAAGCTATTATATGACAGATACCCGATTTTAACCATTATTGTTCCGGCAATTCTGATTCTGTCCCTGTTGTCTATTCTCTATGTGGTAAAGACATTTCAAAATATGATTGTATTGAACCGAGAGAAGAACAGCCGGATTATTTTGGAAAAGCAGATAGGCAGTATGCAGGAACACATGGAAGAAATGGAACACATTTATTCCGGCATACGCAGTATGAAGCATGATATGAAAAATACACTTTCCGTTATCATGCAGCTTGCAGGGAAAGAGGAAGAAGAATTACAGACATATCTGGTAGAACTGAACCAGAACTTTGACCGTCTGGAATTTCAATTTAAGACAGGAAATACAGTGGTAGATACGCTACTGAATATGAAATATCATGAGGTAATACGCACGATACCGGATATTCGAATCGATGCAGAAAGACTCCTGTTTTCAGAAAATATGAACATACAAAGCTATGACGTTGGTGTGATTATAGGAAATGCGTTAGATAATGCAATCGAAGCCTGCAAAAAATTAAAATCAGAAAAACAGGAGGCAGAAACTTTTATCCGGATTTCCACTTTCAAAAAAGGAAAAATGATTTTTATTGAGGTGGAGAACAGTTTTAACGGAAAAGTAGTGAAAAAGAAGCAGTCGGAATTTCCGGCAACGGATAAAACAGATATAAGGGAACATGGAATCGGATTTTTGAATATCAAACATACCGCAGAGAAATATCATGGGGCGGTGGACTGGTCAGTAGATGGAAAGGTATTCATTTTGTCGGTGATGATGAAGGATGAAAGGAGAACAGAAAATGAGTATTAG
- a CDS encoding DUF3879 family protein: protein MPRITDYSFLFHSMFGTKSTKGASAIGSFQLSQLNSSSVQAQLRAAGIDTNSKQYKAAIKQMMSNANGAMYGNIQGIKNLMKSYDKDGDYIDPTTGLAGLLVTEENEGSRKRIITIPESSKDEMFEQTKEEFLRENGVLNGDTTKRSDVYTNMYHKVQKNARLAAEYTMQQYERAYRQAFLDATRKADPKWEIGKPVPSGALDGITRESVESTLANSGSGFVKKSIDVSI, encoded by the coding sequence ATGCCAAGAATTACAGATTACAGTTTTTTATTTCACAGTATGTTTGGAACAAAAAGCACAAAAGGTGCAAGTGCTATAGGCAGCTTTCAGTTGTCGCAGTTAAACAGCAGTTCTGTACAGGCGCAGTTAAGGGCGGCGGGCATTGATACGAACAGCAAGCAATATAAGGCGGCAATAAAACAGATGATGTCAAATGCAAATGGGGCAATGTATGGAAACATTCAAGGTATTAAAAATCTGATGAAAAGTTACGACAAGGATGGAGATTATATTGACCCGACGACAGGACTGGCGGGACTTCTGGTGACAGAAGAAAATGAAGGTAGCCGGAAACGTATCATTACCATTCCTGAGAGTAGCAAGGATGAGATGTTTGAACAAACAAAGGAAGAATTTCTGCGTGAAAACGGCGTACTGAATGGAGACACGACAAAACGCTCAGACGTGTATACGAATATGTATCACAAGGTACAGAAAAATGCCCGATTGGCGGCAGAATATACTATGCAGCAGTATGAGCGTGCATATCGGCAGGCGTTCTTGGATGCCACAAGAAAAGCTGATCCAAAGTGGGAGATTGGAAAGCCAGTTCCGTCTGGGGCATTAGATGGAATTACAAGGGAGTCTGTTGAAAGTACACTTGCAAATAGCGGAAGCGGTTTTGTGAAGAAATCAATAGATGTCAGTATTTAA
- a CDS encoding winged helix-turn-helix domain-containing protein codes for MYGKMLVLTFEDNEDDMMNRILSLINTKEEVIQMSGLNNHLLNFKGLMIDEVQRVIIRESQEIELTYTEFEIFKLLAKHPGIVFSKEQIYDIVWKESYSGDYNIVMSHIRNIREKIEDNPSKPIYIQTVWGVGYRFNKNLIA; via the coding sequence GTGTATGGGAAAATGTTAGTTCTGACATTTGAAGATAATGAGGATGATATGATGAATCGCATATTATCGTTAATAAATACCAAAGAAGAAGTCATTCAGATGTCAGGTTTGAATAATCATCTGTTGAATTTCAAAGGTCTTATGATAGATGAAGTTCAACGGGTAATCATTCGGGAAAGTCAGGAGATAGAGCTTACATATACTGAGTTTGAGATTTTCAAGCTTCTTGCAAAGCATCCGGGAATAGTGTTCAGCAAGGAACAGATTTATGATATTGTCTGGAAAGAATCCTATTCCGGTGATTACAACATCGTCATGAGCCATATCCGGAATATTCGGGAGAAGATAGAGGATAACCCAAGCAAGCCAATCTATATACAGACTGTTTGGGGAGTCGGCTACCGGTTCAATAAAAATTTAATAGCATAG
- a CDS encoding YodL domain-containing protein, producing the protein MADAKTEKQKVQEITEKLEQGIKELFESEKYKTYLNTMSKFHNYSFNNTMLIAMQKPDATLVAGFKVWQKNFDRHVKKGEKGIRILAPAPYKIKEEQEKLDPVTGEIMLDKNGMPITEEVEIKIPAFRVVPVFDVSQTDGKELPDIGVNELSGSVEDYEDFMQALTEVSPVPITYEDIEGEAKGYFHTTDHRIAIQEGMSQSQTVKTAIHEVAHAKLHDRERNQDIDAVLDKDRNTKEVEAESVAYTVCQHFGIDTSDYSFGYIAGWSSDRDMKELKSSLDTIRKTASELITGIEDRLAELQKDRAVEQEQNKESILLIQNDDLTKYSLVSVVGMDRQELMDVLSAMSEDDKLSIQAYLESKGAWTTEIANEDTKEFGEYHLDVRYNTDTEELVDMKEQKAIYDKSMEPIAAGDVVVKFSGSMGSEWEISKITNMSPDEVRKLLYDMAQLNENEWDGDYNLYLKEHGAEMTLISSSAGLNEHAPQFFDFSYDADTGVSASTELSAIQQAENLINRMEHGATIFTDDERNLIVNYNYKLDDMEKTRELAEKLAYMIENQPVNEALTVIDAQAEIDALPDGMIGLSEMHEYGYSWNEMLPLTKDKAMELFGEDVAVYQLHEDGSETFIKDLEELKEHEGIFGVEKDDWSAYLEHQSMKQELEESPANREAQLLFGSEDRFGIYQLKDTEEARDIHFMGMDYLESKGIAVTKENYDLLYTAPLEEGTSLEDIYTRFNIDRPADFRGHSLSVSDVVVLHQNGENTSHYVDSFGYRAVPEFTKELMAEHIKEQTSVIDETVESLSEIAQEHADDEPDRENEIFLVNYNEWREVSTLDLEQNYFAIDDPYADGDFRLLHLQNQIKDITPAGVHYDTYEEAAAALYEAEREMANMPFNKENNIGSYMVNGRAQLERIMEARQLQKHMDIENDKVSYYVIADLSTWAENSPERSKLERFDSIFEAMEAFQAYRGKDAQYSDDKARTTFGVSVHGIEFDVIHVRNNENVLSLDFTHSSEAKESKHFMDDLQMLSASIGIDKVRVHRDMTPEEVKDFVKRRFEHQLKQGGLEDISLYMSRFDTLYEQGKMEKLMPTANQKHIEKNVPITEWDNPYFEVKEPEQMAFSIKDKFVSIQTCTEGYDYSVFDADYKLIDGGVYDNPDISIYAALKDVLEDFGLSEQDKRIPVDYDELMEKTEAVEREQLSERIRAEVPEADSVVADFKAKTEELFNGINGQTQDDIEQTVWAYLQSKIDEYEIDVELVDVVVSGSRCRGLEKAGSDLDVVVEYKGREYEDDLFNVFNEDGLMIGGVKVDINPITEGKTGTLATYLPGVESYLAEKQAMQKAYAVEVIPEKTVTLTVAECGEFHSLGEFHENIAGVEEAIAVWKSIPPERMNGIPSIGINIHTEGTERYEDVEMDILSGKVIDLEVLDYVPDITDDPKAIEVIAELIDKLPDIEVRGSLEKWQAAILASEIDQFSYDYDTYQYQDTVEDREAQVANITEDIRNGNTGYLNDFLNAVISEGVREGIKDIFGQGVEIDDSEAVQTARRAKELLDKLAEYKPLAKIEELEEQNYNMIDNVLNNGAEKKEKEQIKGRISIKEKLAEKKAVIEQRDRAERTSPEKETEKKSQREM; encoded by the coding sequence ATGGCAGACGCTAAAACAGAAAAACAGAAAGTACAGGAAATAACAGAGAAGCTGGAGCAGGGTATCAAGGAGCTTTTTGAAAGCGAGAAGTACAAGACTTATCTGAATACCATGTCAAAATTTCATAATTACAGCTTTAACAACACCATGTTAATCGCAATGCAAAAGCCTGACGCTACGTTAGTGGCCGGATTCAAGGTTTGGCAGAAGAATTTCGACAGGCATGTTAAGAAAGGGGAAAAGGGTATCCGTATCCTTGCCCCGGCACCGTATAAGATTAAGGAAGAACAGGAGAAACTTGATCCGGTAACAGGAGAGATCATGCTTGACAAGAACGGAATGCCCATTACGGAGGAAGTGGAGATTAAGATACCCGCCTTTCGTGTGGTTCCGGTCTTTGACGTGTCACAGACGGACGGAAAGGAGCTACCGGATATAGGGGTAAATGAGCTTTCGGGAAGCGTGGAGGACTATGAGGACTTCATGCAGGCACTTACGGAGGTTTCCCCGGTTCCCATTACCTATGAAGATATAGAAGGGGAAGCAAAGGGATATTTTCACACCACAGACCACCGGATTGCCATACAGGAGGGCATGAGCCAGAGCCAGACCGTAAAGACCGCTATCCATGAGGTGGCACACGCAAAGCTCCATGACAGGGAACGGAATCAGGATATAGATGCGGTCTTAGACAAAGACCGCAACACGAAGGAAGTGGAAGCGGAGAGTGTTGCCTATACGGTGTGCCAGCACTTCGGCATTGATACCTCGGATTATTCCTTTGGGTATATCGCCGGATGGAGCAGTGACCGGGATATGAAAGAACTGAAATCTTCCCTTGATACCATACGAAAGACCGCTTCGGAGCTGATCACAGGCATTGAGGACAGGTTAGCAGAGTTACAGAAGGACAGGGCAGTGGAGCAGGAACAGAATAAGGAGAGTATTCTTCTGATACAGAATGATGATCTGACAAAATACAGCCTTGTGAGTGTTGTGGGAATGGACAGACAGGAGCTTATGGACGTTCTTTCAGCCATGAGTGAGGACGATAAGCTGAGTATTCAAGCATATCTGGAGAGCAAAGGGGCATGGACAACCGAGATTGCCAACGAAGATACAAAAGAATTTGGAGAATACCACCTTGATGTCCGCTACAATACCGACACAGAGGAGCTTGTGGATATGAAAGAACAAAAGGCAATCTATGATAAGTCTATGGAGCCGATTGCCGCCGGAGATGTAGTGGTAAAATTCTCCGGTTCGATGGGAAGTGAATGGGAGATTTCCAAAATCACAAATATGTCCCCTGACGAAGTCAGAAAGCTGCTTTATGATATGGCTCAGCTTAACGAGAATGAGTGGGACGGAGATTATAATTTGTATCTGAAAGAACATGGGGCAGAAATGACTTTGATTAGTTCCAGTGCCGGACTGAATGAACACGCACCGCAGTTTTTTGATTTTTCATATGATGCAGATACAGGCGTGAGTGCATCAACGGAATTATCTGCCATACAGCAGGCAGAGAACCTTATCAACCGCATGGAGCATGGGGCAACAATCTTTACGGATGATGAGAGAAATCTGATTGTGAATTATAATTACAAACTCGATGACATGGAAAAGACAAGAGAATTGGCGGAGAAACTTGCATACATGATAGAAAATCAGCCTGTCAATGAAGCGCTTACTGTCATTGATGCACAGGCGGAGATTGATGCCCTTCCGGATGGCATGATAGGTCTTTCTGAGATGCACGAGTATGGTTATTCCTGGAATGAAATGCTGCCTTTGACAAAGGATAAGGCAATGGAGCTTTTCGGGGAAGATGTGGCTGTGTATCAGCTCCATGAGGACGGTTCCGAAACGTTCATTAAAGATTTGGAAGAATTAAAGGAGCATGAGGGCATTTTCGGCGTGGAAAAAGACGATTGGAGTGCCTATCTGGAACACCAGAGTATGAAACAGGAGTTAGAGGAAAGCCCTGCAAACAGGGAAGCACAGCTTTTGTTTGGCAGTGAGGACAGATTTGGTATTTATCAGCTCAAAGATACAGAGGAAGCAAGGGACATTCACTTTATGGGAATGGACTATCTTGAAAGCAAGGGCATTGCGGTCACAAAGGAGAATTATGACTTGCTTTATACCGCACCGTTAGAGGAAGGCACAAGCCTTGAAGATATTTACACCCGCTTTAATATAGATCGCCCGGCAGATTTTAGGGGACATTCCCTTTCTGTCAGTGATGTGGTGGTGCTTCATCAGAACGGGGAGAACACAAGCCATTATGTGGATTCCTTTGGTTACAGGGCAGTACCGGAGTTTACAAAGGAGCTTATGGCAGAGCATATAAAAGAACAGACTTCGGTCATTGATGAAACGGTGGAGAGCCTTTCGGAGATTGCACAGGAACACGCAGATGATGAACCGGACAGGGAAAATGAAATATTCCTCGTCAATTACAACGAATGGCGTGAGGTCAGTACGCTTGACTTGGAACAGAATTATTTTGCTATTGACGATCCGTATGCGGATGGGGATTTCAGACTTTTGCATTTGCAGAACCAGATCAAGGACATCACGCCTGCAGGAGTGCATTACGATACCTATGAGGAAGCTGCGGCTGCTTTATATGAAGCAGAGCGGGAAATGGCGAATATGCCTTTCAACAAGGAAAATAACATCGGTTCCTATATGGTAAACGGAAGGGCACAGCTTGAGCGCATCATGGAAGCAAGACAGCTTCAGAAGCACATGGACATTGAAAATGACAAGGTATCCTACTATGTCATTGCCGATTTAAGCACATGGGCAGAGAACAGCCCGGAAAGGAGCAAGCTGGAGCGTTTTGACAGCATTTTTGAAGCAATGGAAGCATTTCAGGCTTATCGTGGCAAGGATGCACAGTACAGTGATGACAAGGCAAGGACAACCTTTGGTGTCAGTGTGCATGGCATTGAGTTTGATGTAATCCATGTAAGGAATAACGAAAATGTCCTGTCCCTCGATTTTACCCACAGCAGCGAAGCAAAGGAAAGTAAGCACTTCATGGACGATTTGCAGATGTTGAGTGCCAGTATCGGCATCGACAAGGTAAGAGTCCACCGGGATATGACACCGGAGGAAGTGAAAGACTTTGTGAAGCGGCGTTTTGAACATCAGTTGAAACAGGGCGGTCTTGAAGATATTTCCCTTTATATGAGCCGGTTCGATACGCTCTATGAACAGGGCAAGATGGAAAAGTTAATGCCTACTGCCAACCAGAAGCATATCGAGAAAAATGTACCGATTACGGAGTGGGACAATCCGTATTTTGAGGTAAAGGAGCCGGAGCAGATGGCATTTTCCATAAAAGATAAATTTGTCAGTATACAGACCTGTACGGAGGGATATGATTATTCCGTTTTTGATGCGGATTACAAGCTGATTGACGGTGGCGTGTATGACAATCCTGATATTTCCATTTATGCGGCGTTAAAGGATGTGCTGGAGGACTTTGGATTGTCAGAACAGGATAAGCGTATTCCGGTGGATTATGATGAGCTTATGGAGAAAACAGAAGCGGTGGAGCGTGAACAGTTAAGCGAGCGTATCCGGGCGGAAGTGCCTGAAGCAGACAGTGTTGTTGCTGATTTCAAGGCAAAGACAGAGGAATTATTTAACGGGATCAACGGACAGACACAGGACGATATAGAGCAGACGGTATGGGCATATCTGCAATCCAAGATTGACGAGTATGAGATAGATGTTGAGCTTGTGGATGTGGTGGTATCCGGAAGCAGATGCAGAGGTCTGGAGAAAGCAGGCTCCGATCTGGATGTGGTTGTGGAGTATAAGGGCAGGGAGTATGAAGATGATCTGTTCAATGTTTTTAACGAGGACGGTCTTATGATTGGCGGTGTGAAGGTTGACATCAATCCTATCACAGAGGGCAAGACCGGAACACTTGCAACTTATCTTCCGGGAGTGGAGAGCTATCTTGCAGAGAAACAGGCAATGCAGAAAGCATATGCTGTGGAAGTTATACCGGAGAAAACCGTTACCTTAACGGTTGCAGAGTGCGGCGAATTTCACAGTCTGGGAGAGTTCCATGAGAATATCGCAGGAGTGGAGGAAGCAATCGCTGTGTGGAAAAGCATACCGCCGGAGCGCATGAATGGGATTCCGAGCATCGGCATCAACATACATACCGAGGGAACCGAGCGTTATGAGGACGTGGAAATGGATATTCTCTCCGGCAAGGTCATTGATCTGGAGGTCTTGGATTATGTACCGGATATAACAGACGATCCAAAAGCAATCGAGGTCATAGCGGAGCTGATTGACAAGTTACCGGACATTGAGGTGCGTGGTTCACTGGAGAAGTGGCAGGCGGCGATTCTTGCTTCGGAGATAGACCAGTTTTCCTATGATTATGATACCTATCAGTATCAGGATACGGTTGAGGACAGGGAAGCACAGGTTGCCAACATCACTGAGGACATCAGAAACGGAAATACCGGGTATCTGAATGACTTTCTCAATGCGGTCATTTCTGAAGGTGTCAGAGAGGGCATTAAGGACATTTTCGGACAGGGTGTGGAGATTGATGACAGCGAAGCGGTTCAGACTGCGAGAAGGGCAAAGGAGCTGCTTGACAAGCTGGCAGAATACAAGCCGCTTGCAAAGATTGAAGAGCTTGAAGAACAGAATTACAACATGATTGATAATGTCTTAAACAACGGAGCGGAGAAAAAGGAAAAGGAGCAGATCAAAGGCAGAATTTCCATAAAGGAGAAGCTGGCAGAGAAAAAGGCAGTCATAGAGCAGAGGGATAGGGCGGAGCGTACTTCACCGGAAAAGGAAACCGAGAAAAAATCACAGAGGGAGATGTAA
- a CDS encoding transposon-transfer assisting family protein — MSKFTVEEINFMCVFETQDRTDMIRQIRQVMPHIKDSDMEELGEQVLGKLHNMTDEEFAEISLEAAEEM, encoded by the coding sequence ATGAGTAAATTCACAGTAGAAGAAATCAATTTCATGTGTGTGTTTGAGACACAGGACAGGACGGATATGATTAGGCAGATCAGACAGGTAATGCCGCACATAAAGGACAGCGATATGGAGGAGCTTGGAGAGCAGGTGCTAGGTAAGCTCCATAATATGACCGATGAGGAATTTGCAGAAATTTCTCTGGAAGCGGCAGAAGAGATGTAG
- a CDS encoding TFIIB-type zinc ribbon-containing protein, with translation MSRTYEDVTRYVEDQSQGKCKVLSAKTEHTFDDLGHKVNVWNVKTDNDGDWWVVEGDQSPMNLYPQGAYYFSADEVYSFHIGIMQRMFSTHDTYNPEDYVKAVTLDNDIAPTLFRKLKNISALIDTAIEIEDFQAIGVQCREILIELGNSIYKPEMAGDEEQPQASNFKKKAELFIKSYMSGSENSEYRSIIKKMTEGTWDYACKITHSQTATFYEVSTCVSLIISLVNMYENVRQKSSDPISQFQCPNCKSKKFNVTDSEHDENGVISKLFLQCEECGEVTQIDFIEK, from the coding sequence ATGTCAAGAACATATGAAGACGTTACAAGATATGTAGAAGATCAAAGTCAAGGGAAATGTAAAGTTTTAAGTGCTAAAACAGAGCATACATTTGATGATTTGGGGCACAAAGTAAATGTGTGGAATGTAAAAACTGATAACGATGGTGATTGGTGGGTGGTTGAAGGTGATCAAAGCCCTATGAATTTGTATCCACAAGGGGCGTACTATTTTTCAGCGGATGAAGTTTACTCTTTTCATATTGGAATTATGCAGAGAATGTTTTCAACACATGACACATACAATCCGGAAGACTATGTTAAAGCAGTGACTTTAGATAATGACATTGCACCAACTCTTTTTCGTAAACTGAAAAATATTTCTGCTTTAATTGATACAGCTATAGAGATAGAAGATTTTCAGGCAATTGGGGTTCAATGTAGAGAAATACTGATTGAACTAGGGAATAGTATTTACAAACCGGAAATGGCAGGGGATGAAGAACAGCCCCAAGCATCAAATTTCAAGAAAAAAGCAGAGCTCTTTATTAAATCTTATATGTCGGGAAGCGAAAATAGTGAGTATAGAAGTATTATCAAGAAAATGACAGAAGGTACATGGGATTATGCGTGTAAAATAACACATTCACAAACAGCAACTTTTTATGAGGTATCGACATGTGTATCGTTGATAATATCGTTAGTTAACATGTATGAAAATGTAAGGCAGAAGAGTTCAGACCCGATTTCGCAATTTCAATGTCCAAATTGTAAAAGTAAGAAATTTAATGTGACTGATAGTGAACATGATGAGAATGGAGTTATCTCAAAGCTATTTTTACAATGTGAAGAGTGTGGCGAAGTCACACAGATTGATTTTATAGAAAAATAG